A genomic window from Glycine soja cultivar W05 chromosome 10, ASM419377v2, whole genome shotgun sequence includes:
- the LOC114369175 gene encoding probable LRR receptor-like serine/threonine-protein kinase RKF3, whose amino-acid sequence MSSLIHLFLFFFFFLCLSHSSLCDTCPLNFTILGRTKPTSFDTSRCQVISQALRLVQSDYLRRSGFFLPPLNASDTCWTHFQSYVNNFDQTYNITTSCGFKTSWISQGCNNVTTKQDFESLVPQSALQNMRNNCNQSLENNSPCALCTTSFSTLPPLGDSVGNLTDCTKYASIYAAAFANRFGPSDPGTAKCLFSLQFSSNNNNNSSSSSKRKKVVIAVVSVVGVLVVLLLVLGVWVYCKLEDKVAGDKDVRVAEIGLVSGLDSMEQSTTLIRFTFDDIKKATKNFSRDNIVGRGGYGNVYKGLLPDGSEVAFKRFKNCSASGDASFTHEVEVIASVRHVNLVALRGYCSVTTRLEGYQRIIVCDMVKNGSLHDHLFGSNGVKLSWPIRQKIALGTARGLAYLHYGAQPAIIHRDIKASNILLDDKFEAKVADFGLAKFNPEGMTHMSTRVAGTMGYVAPEYALYGQLTERSDVFSFGVVLLELLSGRKALQMNNDGQPSSLTDWAWSLVRTGKALDVIEDGMPQSGSEHVLEKYVLIAVLCSHPQLYARPTMDQVVKMMETDESVPSIPERPIPLVAGRLDIERSVSSSGSGQLSSPTGYRSYTIESDRQSSNSRDERSSSSRILSTD is encoded by the exons ATGAGTTCCCTCATccacctttttctctttttcttcttcttcctctgtcTCTCTCACTCTTCTCTATGTGACACGTGTCCCCTGAACTTCACCATCCTGGGCAGAACCAAACCCACATCCTTCGACACCTCCCGCTGCCAGGTCATCAGCCAAGCCCTCCGCCTCGTCCAGTCCGACTACCTCCGCCGCAGCGGCTTCTTCCTCCCTCCCCTCAACGCCTCCGACACATGCTGGACCCACTTCCAGTCCTACGTTAACAACTTCGACCAAACCTACAACATCACCACCTCCTGCGGCTTCAAAACCTCCTGGATCTCCCAAGGCTGCAACAACGTCACCACCAAACAAGACTTCGAATCCTTAGTCCCTCAATCCGCCCTACAAAACATGCGCAACAACTGCAACCAGTCGCTCGAGAACAACTCCCCTTGCGCCCTCTGCACCACTTCGTTCTCCACTCTCCCGCCACTGGGAGACTCCGTCGGAAATCTCACCGACTGCACCAAGTACGCTTCTATCTACGCCGCCGCCTTCGCCAACCGCTTCGGCCCCTCCGACCCCGGCACCGCCAAGTGCTTGTTCTCCCTTCAATTCtcctccaacaacaacaacaactcctcctcctcctccaagAGAAAAAAG GTTGTTATTGCTGTTGTTTCTGTTGTCGGTGTCTTGGTCGTGTTACTGCTTGTTCTCGGGGTTTGGGTTTATTGCAAGCTGGAAGACAAGGTTGCGGGGGACAAGGACGTTCGTGTAGCGGAAATCGGTCTGGTTTCTGGATTGGATTCCATGGAGCAGAGCACTACTTTAATCAGGTTTACTTTTGATGATATTAAGAAAGCAACCAAGAATTTCTCCAGAGATAACATAGTTGGAAGAGGTGGTTACGGGAATGTGTACAAAGGCTTGCTTCCTGATGGAAGCGAGGTTGCGTTTAAGAGGTTCAAGAATTGTTCAGCTTCCGGTGATGCAAGCTTCACTCACGAAGTTGAGGTTATTGCTAGTGTCAGACATGTTAACCTTGTTGCCTTAAGAGGCTATTGTTCTGTTACTACTCGTTTGGAAGGTTACCAGAGGATTATTGTTTGCGATATGGTGAAAAACGGGAGTCTCCATGACCATTTGTTTGGTTCTAATGGTGTGAAATTAAGTTGGCCAATTCGTCAGAAGATTGCTCTAGGCACGGCTAGAGGGTTGGCTTATTTGCATTATGGGGCTCAACCTGCAATCATTCATAGAGATATTAAAGCAAGTAACATACTTTTGGATGATAAGTTTGAAGCTAAAGTTGCGGATTTTGGACTAGCCAAGTTTAACCCTGAGGGGATGACACATATGAGCACAAGGGTGGCTGGAACAATGGGGTATGTTGCTCCTGAATATGCTTTGTATGGACAATTGACAGAGAGAAGCGATGTGTTCAGTTTTGGGGTTGTGCTTCTTGAGCTTTTGAGTGGGAGGAAGGCTCTTCAGATGAACAATGATGGTCAACCCTCTTCTTTGACTGATTGGGCTTGGTCGTTGGTTAGAACGGGGAAGGCCTTGGATGTTATTGAAGATGGCATGCCACAATCGGGTTCAGAACATGTTCTTGAGAAGTATGTGTTGATTGCTGTGCTTTGTTCTCATCCGCAGTTGTATGCTAGGCCAACAATGGATCAGGTTGTTAAAATGATGGAGACTGATGAATCGGTTCCTTCAATACCTGAAAGGCCAATCCCTCTTGTTGCTGGAAGGCTTGATATTGAGAGATCTGTGAGTAGTAGTGGCTCTGGTCAGCTCTCTAGTCCAACGGGTTATCGATCATATACTATAGAAAGTGATCGCCAATCTTCTAATTCTAGGGATGAAAGAAGCTCAAGCTCTAGGATTTTGAGTACAGATTGA
- the LOC114372523 gene encoding receptor-like cytosolic serine/threonine-protein kinase RBK2 — protein sequence MKEKLDSPVTVLEDYFRSSDSESSSSKEPSADSESQELSKPASRWHSFIQLLRSGSKKQMNNTLHPLSVLKLSKRMSTSMRESILPICLLDATASPCRSPWKIFTHHEIQVATNSFSQENLIGKGGYAEVYKGCLPNRQLVAIKRLTRGTADEIIGDFLSELGVMAHVNHTNTAKLVGYGVDGGMYLVLELSEKGSLASVLYGSKEKLPWCIRHKIALGTAKGILYLHEGCQRRIIHRDIKAANILLTKDFEPQICDFGLAKWLPENWTHHTVSKFEGTFGYLAPEYLLHGIVDEKTDVFAFGVLLLELVSGRRALDYSQQSLVLWAKPLLKKNDIMELVDPSLAGDFDSRQMNLMLLAASLCIQQSSIRRPSIRQVVQLLNGNLSCFKGMKKTRMPFFRRVFREELHDSD from the exons atgaaggaaaagttGGATTCCCCAGTTACAGTGCTTGAGGACTATTTCAGGAGCTCAGATTCAGAATCAAGTTCTTCCAAAGAGCCTTCAGCGGATTCTGAGTCTCAAGAGCTTTCAAAACCTGCTTCTAGGTGGCATTCATTTATTCAATTGTTGAGGAGCGGATCGAAGAAACAGATGAACAACACATTGCATCCTCTCAGTGTTCTCAAGCTCTCCAAAAGAATGAGCACTAGCATGAGGGAGTCCATTCTCCCAATTTGTCTCTTAGATGCAACTGCTTCCCCTTGCAGGTCACCTTGGAAGATCTTTACTCATCATGAGATTCAGGTTGCAACCAATTCTTTTAGCCAAG AAAATTTGATTGGGAAGGGTGGTTATGCTGAAGTTTACAAAGGGTGTTTGCCAAATCGTCAATTAGTGGCAATTAAACGTTTAACAAGAGGAACAGCTGATGAAATCATAGGGGATTTCTTATCAGAACTTGGCGTAATGGCGCATGTAAACCATACAAATACTGCTAAGCTGGTTGGTTATGGAGTGGATGGTGGAATGTATCTGGTTCTTGAATTGTCTGAAAAAGGGAGCCTTGCTTCAGTTCTTTATG GTTCGAAGGAAAAACTACCGTGGTGTATTAGACACAAAATTGCATTAGGAACAGCAAAGGGTATATTATATCTTCACGAgggatgtcaaagaagaattaTCCACAGGGATATAAAAGCTGCCAATATATTGCTCACGAAGGACTTTGAACCTCAG ATTTGTGATTTCGGGCTAGCAAAATGGCTACCAGAAAATTGGACTCATCACACCGTTTCAAAATTTGAAGGAACTTTCGG TTACCTAGCTCCTGAATACTTGCTGCATGGCATAGTAGACGAGAAAACGGACGTATTTGCATTTGGTGTATTGCTATTAGAATTAGTGAGTGGGCGAAGAGCACTTGATTATTCACAGCAAAGCCTTGTGTTGTGG GCAAAACCATTgctgaaaaaaaatgatattatggAGCTGGTTGATCCTTCACTAGCAGGTGATTTCGACTCTAGGCAAATGAATCTTATGCTCTTGGCTGCTTCACTATGCATACAACAGTCTTCAATTCGTCGTCCCTCTATAAGACAG GTTGTACAGCTTCTGAATGGGAACCTTAGCTGCTTCAAGGGCATGAAGAAAACTCGAATGCCATTCTTCAGAAGAGTGTTCAGGGAAGAACTACATGATTCTGATTAG
- the LOC114369245 gene encoding uncharacterized protein LOC114369245 — protein sequence MISPRQDPLLPHTHFSTMFKLLNKNLRRLLRRLRWPIRRRSKPKVVVINKLGKNAPKAQTEASTNFSAAVHPNAQLGTPKPIRVATFNAALFSMAPALPKPTFEDQNGIASKNPENLNSRSRSTKERPRSILKQSQSVKNRVNDSDNVTRLAKSKMRVSINLPDNEISLLRSRQSSFSEHDKASSWWGGGGVHVSNRTVVEVLKEVDADVLGLQDVKAEEENGMKPLSDLAAALGMNYVFAESWAPEYGNAVLSKWPIKRWNSHKIFDHTDFRNVLKATIDVPLAGELNFYCTNLDLLDENWRMKQVNAIIQSSDEPHILAGGLNSLDESDYSQERWTDIVKYYEEMGKPTPKVEVMKYLKSKDYTDAKDYAGECESVVMIAKGQSVQGTCKYGTRVDYILSSSNSPYKFVPGSYLVLSSKGTSDHHIVKVDVVMANNNPEENNVTKNPQQRRQRFVRITHSNPSKGVWKPYN from the exons ATGATCTCCCCAAGGCAAGACCCTCTGTTGCCCCACACCCACTTCTCTACCATGTTCAAGCTCCTCAACAAGAACCTCCGCCGCCTCCTCCGCCGTCTCCGGTGGCCAATTCGCCGCCGCTCAAAGCCCAAAGTAGTAGTGATCAACAAGCTCGGAAAGAACGCCCCAAAAGCCCAAACCGAAGCAAGCACAAATTTTTCCGCCGCGGTTCATCCGAACGCGCAATTGGGTACTCCGAAACCCATTCGGGTCGCGACCTTCAACGCCGCCCTGTTCTCCATGGCACCGGCGCTCCCAAAACCCACGTTCGAGGACCAAAACGGCATCGCTTCGAAGAACCCCGAAAACCTGAATTCGCGATCCAGGTCGACGAAGGAGCGTCCCAGAAGCATACTGAAACAATCGCAGTCAGTGAAGAACAGAGTAAATGACAGCGACAACGTGACGAGGTTGGCGAAATCGAAGATGAGGGTTTCCATAAATTTACCAGACAACGAGATATCGCTGCTGCGAAGCCGACAATCGAGCTTCTCGGAACACGACAAGGCCTCCTCGTGGTGGGGAGGGGGTGGGGTCCACGTGAGCAACAGAACAGTTGTTGAGGTTCTGAAGGAAGTGGACGCTGATGTTTTGGGGCTGCAAGATGTGAAGGCGGAGGAAGAGAACGGGATGAAGCCATTGTCGGATTTGGCGGCGGCGCTGGGAATGAATTATGTGTTCGCGGAAAGCTGGGCACCCGAGTACGGCAACGCTGTCTTGTCCAAATGGCCCATCAAACGCTGGAACTCTCACAAAATCTTCGATCACACTGATTTCAG GAATGTTCTGAAGGCCACTATCGACGTACCACTAGCAGGTGAACTTAACTTCTACTGCACCAACCTTGATCTTCTTGATGAGAATTGGCGAATGAAGCAGGTAAATGCAATAATCCAATCTAGTGATGAGCCTCACATCTTAGCTGGAGGACTTAATTCACTTGATGAATCGGATTACTCCCAAGAAAGATGGACAGATATTGTGAAG TACTATGAAGAGATGGGAAAGCCAACACCAAAGGTTGAAGTGATGAAATATCTCAAGAGTAAAGACTACACTGATGCTAAGGACTATGCAGGGGAATGCGAGTCAGTTGTCATGATTGCCAAGGGCCAAA GTGTCCAGGGAACATGTAAGTATGGAACTCGGGTAGATTAcatattatcatcatcaaattcTCCATACAAGTTTGTTCCCGGTTCCTATTTAGTCCTTTCTTCCAAAGGGACATCAGATCATCACATAGTGAAAGTTGATGTGGTGATGGCAAATAACAATCCTGAAGAAAATAATGTGACAAAGAATCCTCAACAACGAAGACAGAGATTTGTAAGAATAACACATTCCAATCCGTCAAAAGGTGTCTGGAAACCATACAATTGA
- the LOC114369575 gene encoding methyl-CpG-binding domain-containing protein 4-like isoform X3 — MLSVVQWRTLSQGSVDIYAAQCKNCLKWREIDTQEEFEEIRSKVAEEPFLCSRKANSSCDEPGDIKYDSSRTWVIDKPNLPKTPQGFKRSLVLRKDYSKLDAYYITPAGKKLRTRNEIAAFLKDNPEFKGVSASDFDFSSPKIMQDTIPEVVEQKDSANKKVKIAKDEV; from the exons ATGTTGTCTGTCGTGCAATGG AGAACACTAAGTCAGGGTTCAGTTGATATATATGCTGCTCAGTGCAAAAATTGCTTGAAATGGAGAGAGATTGATACACaggaagagtttgaagagattAGAAGTAAAGTTGCTGAGGAACCTTTTCTTTGCAGCAGAAAGGCTAATAGTTCCTGTGATGAACCTGGTGATATTAAATATGATTCCTCTCGGACATGGGTGATTGACAAGCCTAACCTCCCAAAGACTCCACAAGGTTTTAAGAGGAGCTTGGTGCTTAGAAAAGATTACTCCAAATTGGACGCTTACTACATCACACCTGCAGGCAAAAAACTGAGAACCCGCAATGAGATTGCTGCGTTTCTAAAAGATAATCCAGAATTCAAAGGTGTGTCTGCTTcagattttgatttttcttcccCAAAGATAATGCAAGACACCATCCCTGAGGTTGTTGAGCAGAAGGATTCTGCTAACAAGAAAGTTAAGATAGCCAAAGATGAGGTTTGA
- the LOC114369575 gene encoding methyl-CpG-binding domain-containing protein 4-like isoform X2 produces MSEDGVSLGIVIPIHAFCQKALRTLSQGSVDIYAAQCKNCLKWREIDTQEEFEEIRSKVAEEPFLCSRKANSSCDEPGDIKYDSSRTWVIDKPNLPKTPQGFKRSLVLRKDYSKLDAYYITPAGKKLRTRNEIAAFLKDNPEFKGVSASDFDFSSPKIMQDTIPEVVEQKDSANKKVKIAKDEV; encoded by the exons ATGTCAGAAGATGGTGTGTCCCTTGGCATTGTCATTCCCATCCATGCCTTTTGTCAAAAAGCACTG AGAACACTAAGTCAGGGTTCAGTTGATATATATGCTGCTCAGTGCAAAAATTGCTTGAAATGGAGAGAGATTGATACACaggaagagtttgaagagattAGAAGTAAAGTTGCTGAGGAACCTTTTCTTTGCAGCAGAAAGGCTAATAGTTCCTGTGATGAACCTGGTGATATTAAATATGATTCCTCTCGGACATGGGTGATTGACAAGCCTAACCTCCCAAAGACTCCACAAGGTTTTAAGAGGAGCTTGGTGCTTAGAAAAGATTACTCCAAATTGGACGCTTACTACATCACACCTGCAGGCAAAAAACTGAGAACCCGCAATGAGATTGCTGCGTTTCTAAAAGATAATCCAGAATTCAAAGGTGTGTCTGCTTcagattttgatttttcttcccCAAAGATAATGCAAGACACCATCCCTGAGGTTGTTGAGCAGAAGGATTCTGCTAACAAGAAAGTTAAGATAGCCAAAGATGAGGTTTGA
- the LOC114369575 gene encoding methyl-CpG-binding domain-containing protein 4-like isoform X1, giving the protein MVKYGREKREVTYVNNMKGGQEISKTPSSSKRTLSQGSVDIYAAQCKNCLKWREIDTQEEFEEIRSKVAEEPFLCSRKANSSCDEPGDIKYDSSRTWVIDKPNLPKTPQGFKRSLVLRKDYSKLDAYYITPAGKKLRTRNEIAAFLKDNPEFKGVSASDFDFSSPKIMQDTIPEVVEQKDSANKKVKIAKDEV; this is encoded by the exons ATGGTGAAATATGGTAGAGAGAAAAGGGAAGTAACTTATGTGAATAATATGAAGGGCGGTCAAGAAATCTCAAAAACACCGTCCTCTTCTAAG AGAACACTAAGTCAGGGTTCAGTTGATATATATGCTGCTCAGTGCAAAAATTGCTTGAAATGGAGAGAGATTGATACACaggaagagtttgaagagattAGAAGTAAAGTTGCTGAGGAACCTTTTCTTTGCAGCAGAAAGGCTAATAGTTCCTGTGATGAACCTGGTGATATTAAATATGATTCCTCTCGGACATGGGTGATTGACAAGCCTAACCTCCCAAAGACTCCACAAGGTTTTAAGAGGAGCTTGGTGCTTAGAAAAGATTACTCCAAATTGGACGCTTACTACATCACACCTGCAGGCAAAAAACTGAGAACCCGCAATGAGATTGCTGCGTTTCTAAAAGATAATCCAGAATTCAAAGGTGTGTCTGCTTcagattttgatttttcttcccCAAAGATAATGCAAGACACCATCCCTGAGGTTGTTGAGCAGAAGGATTCTGCTAACAAGAAAGTTAAGATAGCCAAAGATGAGGTTTGA